One Mycobacteriales bacterium genomic window, CCGGGCGATGCCCGACTCGGGCGACGTGACCGAAGCCGTCGGCTTCCGGCTGGGCGAGGTCGCGGCATGACCTCGACGACCGCCGCGGAACTCACCCCGGAGCGTTGGGCCCGGGCCTGGCTGAGCCGGACGATCGAGCCCGGGAGCATCGCGCTGTACCGGCTGCTGGCCGAGTTCGGGCCGGTGGCCGCGGTACGACGGATCCGCGGCGGCGAGGTGCCCCCCGACGTGCTGCGTCTCGCCGACGCCCGCCGGGCCGAGGACCGGGTCGAGTCCGACGTCTCCCGCGCGGGCGAATACGGGATTCGCCTGGTCGTCCCCGGCGACGACGAGTGGCCGGCCTCCGCGGTGCATCCCCTCGAGGTGGCGACCGCGCGTGGTGGCCAGGTCGACCTCGCCCCGCCGGTGGCGCTGTGGGTGCGGGGTGAGGCGCGGTTGGACCGCGTCGTCGACCGCTGCGTGTCGATCATCGGGGCACGGGCGGCCACCGGCTACGGCCTGCACTTCGCCGGCGAACTGGCTTACGCCGTCGCCGAGCGTGGCTGGACGATCGTGTCGGGCGGCGCCTACGGGATCGACGGCGCGGCCCATCGGGGCGCGCTGTCCGCCGGCGGACCCACCGTCGCGATCCTCGCCGGAGGCCTCGACGCGCCCTATCCGACCGGTCATCGGTCTCTTTTCGACCGCATCGTCGAGGCGGGGGGACTGCTGGTCAGCGAGTGGCCGGTGGGGTCCGCACCGCAACGTCACCGCTTCCTCGTCCGCAACCGGCTGATCGCCGCGGTCGCGGTGGGGACGGTCGTGGTCGAGGCGGCCGCCCGCAGCGGGACCGCGGCGACCGCCCGCCACGTCGAGAACCTCGGGCGGTCGTTGATGGCGGTCCCGGGGCCGGTCACCTCGGCGATGTCGGTGGGCACGCATCACCTGATCCGGGATCGTGCCGCCCGGCTGGTCACGCGGGCGGCTGACGTCTTCGAGGAGGTCGGGGCGATCGGTACCGATCTTGCCGATCGGCCGTGGTCCGAGCCCGACCCGCGCGACGTCGCGGATCCGGTCGCCCGGCGGGTGCTCGACGGGGTGCCGGCGCGCCGTGGCGCGACACCGGAGCGGATCGCGGTCTCGGCCGGGATCCCGGTGGCGGAGGTGCTCCGGGTGCTGCCGGCCCTGCACCTGCAGGACCTGGTCGAACGCACCGACGCCGGTTGGCGGCTGGCTAACCGGTCACGTCACCGGAAGGACGGCGGATGAGGTCCGCGTCCACCTGTCACCACCAGACACCATCGGCGCCCTGTTTGCCCGCCTTCTCCCCGGGACCGCCCACGGATACCGCCACCACCGTCGTCGCCCGGGATGGGGGATTGACCAGATGAACGTTCACGTGTAGTTCAACGACAACGCGCGCGGCGGCCGTCTATCGTGAAAGTGCGCGACACGCCGCTCGCTGTTGTATGCGTTCACTGATAGACGCGTTCATTGGGAACCATCTCCGCAGCAACGGGGCGGCGGAGGATGTGGCGAAGAAGGTGGTGGTCTCCATGACGCCGAGTGCACGACGAGGTGCCGCATGAGCAAGGCGGACGACCTGGCAGCGACCAGGGTCCGTTTCCTGACCGCCGAGCCGACCGAGCCGAATCGCGTCCGGCCCGCCATCCTGGCGTCGTGGCGCCGGTCGCGCGACCTGAGCGTGGCGGCCGACAAGATCGAGCTGCCCTATCTGCGCGACCCCGAACTGGACACCGAACTCACCCGCAGCGCCGAGCCGGTGCTCCGCCGACTCCTTGAGCAGCTCGACGGCCAGCCGGTCAGCATCATCCTGACCGACCCGTCCGGCGTGGTTCTCAGCCGGCGGACTGCCGACTCCGACCTCGAACGACATCTGGACCGGGTGCAGCTCGCGCGCGGCTTCAGCTACAACGAGCAGTTCGTCGGAACCAACGGGATCGGGACGGCCTTGGAGGCCGGTACGGCGACCCATGTGTTCGGCCATGAGCATTACGCCGAACACCTCGAAGGGCTCGCGTGCGCCGGGGTCCCGATCCGGCACCCGATGACGGGGCGAACCCTCGGCGCGATCGACCTCACCTGCTGGCGCAAGGACGCCGAACCGTTGCTGGTGACACTGGCCAGGTCGACGGCGGTGCAGATCGAGCAGGCCCTGCTCGACGACTCCGGAATGAATGAGATGGGGCTCTTCCAGGCCTATCGCCGCACATGTCGTCGAATGGCCGGGATCGTGTTCGCCCTGACCAGCGATGCCGTGATGCTGAACGACCACGCCCGTGCCGTACTCGATCCGGCCGACCAGGCTGCGCTGCTCGCGCAGGCCGCGCAGGCCAACCAGCCCGGCGGCGAGGAGGTCGGGCGGGCCACCCGCTGGTCGTCCGGTCTCCGACTGCCTACCGGTGCGGCGGCGCAGCTCTACTACAACAAGATCCGGGTGGGCAACCAGTTCGCCGGGGTGGTCGTGCACGTCAAGCTGGGCGAGTCCACCGAGTCGTCGACCGGTGCCGCCGCACCGCGGGCGCCGCTGCCCGGGCTCGTGGGCCACGCTCCGCTGTGGCTGCGCGCCTGTCACGAGGTCGAGACCGCGTTCCGGGCCGGGGAATGGCTGACCGTGGAGGGTGAGCCCGGTACCGGCAAGCTCGCCCTGCTCCGTGCGGTGCAGCTGCGGCGGCAGCCGACTGCCCGCTTCACCGTCCTCGACGCCGCCGACGCGGGTTCCGCTCCGCACTGGATGACGACGGTCCGCGCCACCTTGCTCGAGAACGCCGGCAGCGTCGTCCTGCAGCACGTCGACGAACTCGACGGCGCCACGCTGAGGGCGCTCGCGGCCGCGCTTCAGACCGCGGGCACGGCCGACCCGGCGGGTCGGCCCTGGGTGGCTGTCACGATGACGCACTCCAGCGGAAGCAGCGATCTCGAAAGCCTGTTGCGGCATTTCCCGAGCTCGGTGGAGGTCCCGCCACTGCGGATGCACATCGACGACCTGCAGCAGCTGGTGCCGTTCTTCCTCGCACGCCTGGGCCATGGCGGCAAGGTCGCCTGCTCACCGGAGGCGATGCGGGTGCTGATGCGCGCGTCCTGGCCGGGCAACATCGAGCAGGTCCACCAGGTGCTGCACGGCGTGATCCAGCACCGGCGGGTCGGCATGATCGCGCCTGCCGACCTCCCCCCGGAGACCCAGACCGTCAGCCGGCGGCTGCTCAGTGGGCTGGAGTCGCTGGAGCGCGACGCCGTCGTGCAGAGCCTCGCGGACGCGAACGGGAACAAGGTCCAGGCGGCGCGGGCGCTCGGAATGTCGCGGGCGACGATCTACCGGAAGATCCATGAGTACGGCATCGTCGTCCCGCCGGCCTGACCGTCGCCCAGCATCCGAAGACCGGGCCGCCCCATGCGGCCCGGCCGTCGGTGAACCTCAGATCAGTGGATGACCGGCCGACCGAGTGGTATGCCCCGTCCGCCCGATGCCGTGTCGATGACACCGAGGAATATCCACGCACCGACTGCGGCGAAGGCGAAGGTCAGGTAGCCGGCGACCTTGGTCAGTGTCGCGTCACCGTTGATCGTCGCCACGATGAGGACCGCGAGGGCTGCGTCGATCACGACGAACAGCGCAGTGAATGCCAACGGCAACCGCAGCGTTCCCAGGGTGAGCAGCCCCAGTATCACCAGCCAGACGATGAGGAACATAGCCGTCGTGTGGACGATGTTCCTCAGCAGGATGCCGAACCAGTTGTGCGTCAGGCCGAGGACGAGCGCGGCATAGCTGAGCCAGAAGCCGGCGAAGATGCCGAAGATGCTGGCCACGGCGGTCTGACCCAATGACGCCGCCCAGACGGTGCTCAGAAGGAGACCGAGCCCGGTCGCGGCGAAGATGATCGGAATCGCGGCGCCAAGCTGTGGGACGTAGTTGATCAACGTGAGTGCCAGGGCGACCGACCCGGCGACGAAGACCGGCACCCCAACGGCGGCCGGGTTCCCCCCGAAGAACGCCGTGGAAGGAGCGGGTGCGGCCGCTACCTGCCCGGCCTCCGGGGCCTCGACCTGGTCCGACGCATGCTTGGCCGCGCCGTTGGTATGCGGCGTGGGGTGATCGGCGGTGGTGTCTGTACTGGACGACATGGCAACTCCCTTGCGAGTGACGCACGGATGCGCATGAGGGCGGCTCCCCCGTCCTGGCCGACCCATGTGCGACAGACCCCACCCGACCGGCTCGGCGAAACGGAGTGCCGGCGACCAATGTCTGGCGCTGCTCTTACTTTCGCTGTCCGCGCACCGTCAATGTGGTCCACATGCTGGATTTGCGGTGTCTCATT contains:
- a CDS encoding GAF domain-containing protein — translated: MSKADDLAATRVRFLTAEPTEPNRVRPAILASWRRSRDLSVAADKIELPYLRDPELDTELTRSAEPVLRRLLEQLDGQPVSIILTDPSGVVLSRRTADSDLERHLDRVQLARGFSYNEQFVGTNGIGTALEAGTATHVFGHEHYAEHLEGLACAGVPIRHPMTGRTLGAIDLTCWRKDAEPLLVTLARSTAVQIEQALLDDSGMNEMGLFQAYRRTCRRMAGIVFALTSDAVMLNDHARAVLDPADQAALLAQAAQANQPGGEEVGRATRWSSGLRLPTGAAAQLYYNKIRVGNQFAGVVVHVKLGESTESSTGAAAPRAPLPGLVGHAPLWLRACHEVETAFRAGEWLTVEGEPGTGKLALLRAVQLRRQPTARFTVLDAADAGSAPHWMTTVRATLLENAGSVVLQHVDELDGATLRALAAALQTAGTADPAGRPWVAVTMTHSSGSSDLESLLRHFPSSVEVPPLRMHIDDLQQLVPFFLARLGHGGKVACSPEAMRVLMRASWPGNIEQVHQVLHGVIQHRRVGMIAPADLPPETQTVSRRLLSGLESLERDAVVQSLADANGNKVQAARALGMSRATIYRKIHEYGIVVPPA
- the dprA gene encoding DNA-processing protein DprA, whose translation is MTSTTAAELTPERWARAWLSRTIEPGSIALYRLLAEFGPVAAVRRIRGGEVPPDVLRLADARRAEDRVESDVSRAGEYGIRLVVPGDDEWPASAVHPLEVATARGGQVDLAPPVALWVRGEARLDRVVDRCVSIIGARAATGYGLHFAGELAYAVAERGWTIVSGGAYGIDGAAHRGALSAGGPTVAILAGGLDAPYPTGHRSLFDRIVEAGGLLVSEWPVGSAPQRHRFLVRNRLIAAVAVGTVVVEAAARSGTAATARHVENLGRSLMAVPGPVTSAMSVGTHHLIRDRAARLVTRAADVFEEVGAIGTDLADRPWSEPDPRDVADPVARRVLDGVPARRGATPERIAVSAGIPVAEVLRVLPALHLQDLVERTDAGWRLANRSRHRKDGG
- a CDS encoding GPR1/FUN34/YaaH family transporter, whose protein sequence is MSSSTDTTADHPTPHTNGAAKHASDQVEAPEAGQVAAAPAPSTAFFGGNPAAVGVPVFVAGSVALALTLINYVPQLGAAIPIIFAATGLGLLLSTVWAASLGQTAVASIFGIFAGFWLSYAALVLGLTHNWFGILLRNIVHTTAMFLIVWLVILGLLTLGTLRLPLAFTALFVVIDAALAVLIVATINGDATLTKVAGYLTFAFAAVGAWIFLGVIDTASGGRGIPLGRPVIH